One Pseudoclavibacter endophyticus DNA window includes the following coding sequences:
- a CDS encoding alpha-1,4-glucan--maltose-1-phosphate maltosyltransferase, translating to MAAIPDSSTPPFNDEHAPRHAAGFPADAGATAPVTIGAPTNAPTAASPAGAPADADFPGSYRPVIGRIPILDLRPQLADNLFPAKSYEGDVVPFSAVAFREGHDRIGVELVIASPSGRTRRVRMQPGAPGTDRWETTVQPAEAGLHTWHVEAWGDDVATWRHNAGIKIPAGIDVEVMLEQGARVLDAATRDPQLGADDAAALRAAAERARVASATPDERFAALMDDAITSILDAHPVRSLLTRSDKRHLKVERRLAGTGAWYEFFPRSEGAERQPDGSWRSGTFGTAAKRVPEVARMGFDVLYLPPIHPIGRTNRKGPNNTLTAGPGDPGSPWAIGAAEGGHRSIHPDLGTEDDFRDFVRVVRDNGLELALDIALQAAPDHPWVTEHPEWFTVLPDGSIAYAENPPKKYQDIYPLNFDVDRNGLYQEVLDTFEYWISFGVTLFRVDNPHTKPLQFWEWVIHEVGAKHPDVIFLSEAFTRPAVMQALAKVGFQQSYTYFTWRNTKEELEEYLTEVSKETSDFLRPNFFVNTPDILTEYLQLGGPPAYRIRAIMAAMGSPLWGMYAGYELIENVARPGSEENLDNEKYEYKQRDWAAEEAVGRSLAPFITRLNEIRRAHPALQQLRNLEVHETDGDSIVAFSKHLAAEHNPAGVADTIIVIATVDPYVAHETTVHLDLERLGLVPGDRFDVEDLLTGRVWNWGDDNYVRLDPREQPAHVLHVRGRTA from the coding sequence CGATCTCCGGCCGCAGCTGGCCGACAACCTCTTCCCCGCCAAGAGCTACGAGGGCGACGTCGTGCCGTTCTCGGCCGTGGCATTTCGCGAGGGCCACGACCGCATCGGGGTCGAGCTCGTGATCGCTTCGCCGTCGGGCCGGACTCGGCGGGTTCGCATGCAGCCCGGCGCCCCCGGCACCGACCGCTGGGAGACGACGGTGCAACCGGCCGAGGCCGGCCTGCACACCTGGCACGTCGAGGCGTGGGGCGACGATGTCGCGACGTGGCGCCACAACGCGGGCATCAAGATCCCCGCCGGCATCGACGTCGAGGTCATGCTCGAGCAGGGCGCCCGCGTGCTCGACGCCGCCACCCGCGACCCCCAACTGGGCGCCGACGACGCCGCGGCGTTGCGCGCCGCCGCCGAGCGCGCGCGCGTCGCGTCGGCGACCCCGGACGAGCGCTTCGCTGCCCTCATGGACGACGCGATCACGAGCATCCTCGACGCCCACCCGGTCCGCTCCCTCCTGACCCGCTCAGACAAGCGGCACCTGAAGGTCGAACGACGCCTGGCCGGAACTGGCGCCTGGTACGAGTTCTTCCCCCGGTCGGAGGGCGCGGAGCGGCAGCCGGACGGATCCTGGCGCAGTGGCACGTTCGGCACGGCCGCGAAGCGCGTGCCCGAGGTCGCCCGCATGGGCTTCGACGTGCTCTACCTGCCTCCGATCCACCCCATCGGACGCACGAACCGGAAAGGCCCAAACAACACGCTCACGGCGGGCCCCGGCGACCCCGGCTCGCCCTGGGCGATCGGTGCGGCCGAAGGCGGTCACCGCAGCATTCACCCCGACCTGGGAACGGAGGACGACTTCCGCGACTTCGTGCGTGTCGTCCGCGACAACGGGCTCGAGCTGGCCCTCGACATCGCGCTGCAGGCGGCGCCGGACCACCCCTGGGTGACGGAACACCCTGAGTGGTTCACGGTGCTGCCGGACGGGTCGATCGCGTACGCCGAGAACCCGCCGAAGAAGTACCAGGACATCTACCCCCTCAACTTCGACGTCGATCGCAACGGCCTCTATCAAGAGGTGCTCGATACCTTCGAATACTGGATCTCGTTCGGCGTGACGCTGTTCCGTGTCGACAATCCGCACACCAAGCCGCTGCAGTTCTGGGAGTGGGTGATTCACGAGGTAGGCGCGAAGCACCCCGACGTCATCTTCCTTTCGGAGGCCTTCACGCGGCCGGCCGTGATGCAGGCGCTCGCGAAGGTCGGCTTTCAGCAGTCGTACACGTATTTCACGTGGCGCAACACGAAAGAGGAGCTCGAGGAGTACCTCACCGAGGTCTCGAAAGAGACGAGCGATTTCCTCCGCCCCAACTTCTTCGTGAACACGCCCGACATCCTCACCGAGTACCTGCAGCTCGGTGGCCCTCCCGCCTATCGCATCCGCGCGATCATGGCCGCAATGGGCTCACCACTGTGGGGCATGTACGCCGGCTACGAACTCATCGAGAATGTCGCCCGCCCCGGCAGCGAAGAGAACCTCGACAACGAGAAGTACGAGTACAAGCAGCGTGACTGGGCCGCCGAGGAGGCTGTCGGCCGCTCGCTCGCCCCCTTCATCACACGGCTCAACGAGATCCGGCGCGCACACCCCGCGCTGCAGCAGCTGCGCAACCTCGAGGTGCACGAGACCGACGGCGACAGCATCGTCGCGTTCTCGAAGCACCTCGCCGCCGAGCACAACCCGGCGGGCGTCGCCGACACGATCATCGTTATTGCCACGGTCGATCCCTACGTCGCGCACGAGACCACCGTGCACCTCGACCTCGAGCGCCTCGGTCTCGTACCAGGCGACCGATTCGACGTCGAGGACCTGCTGACCGGCCGGGTGTGGAACTGGGGCGATGACAACTATGTGCGGCTCGACCCCCGCGAGCAGCCTGCTCACGTGCTCCACGTGCGCGGCCGCACGGCCTGA
- the glgB gene encoding 1,4-alpha-glucan branching protein GlgB, with protein sequence MPYDNDQPRRPHLAMRAIPDALVPSAVGPDAAGGVGATGGGAATGGSAADPGDAVAASAPQADPDRTTLTAAEAAHPSDDELLAVAEGRHSGPHSVLGQHPRTSPGGGRSGTVIRARRPLADAVTAVLSSGARVRLDHLAHGIWEGAHDGEFDDYVIEARYGDHIDVRDDPYRFMPTVGDLDLYLLGEGRHERLWDVLGAHVREHAGTVGTSRGTAFAVWAPHARAVRVIGTFNEWDGGRHAMRRLNGQGIWELFIPDVEPGAVYKFQLLTREGAWIDKADPVAQRTERPPHTASIVSAPPAHEWGDDEWMRRRAETDPHTAPMSVYELHALSWRPGLSYRELADALIPYLDDLGFTHVEFMPLAEHPYGPSWGYQVTGYYAPTARLGTPDDLRYLIDRLHQAGYGVIMDWVPGHFPKDAFALGRFDGEALYEHGDPRLGEQPDWGTYVFNFGDSRVRNFLVANALYWLDEFHIDGLRVDAVASMLYLDYSRTEWVPNIHGGRENLEAIAFLQEACATAYREHPGIVMIAEESTSFDGVTRPTSAGGLGFGLKWNMGWMNDNLRYIANDPLYRSYHHGELTFSFVYAWSEQYVLPISHDEVVHGKGSMFTKMPGDHWQKLANLRLFYAYQWGHPGKPLLYMGQEFGQPSEWGEERGLDWWLMDQPPHRGVASTIARLNALYRSTPALWELDHDPAGLQWINGGDAGNSVLAFLRRDAQGDSVAMVFNFSNQVLRDYRIGLPRAGRWVEVLNTDDAELGGSGVGNPDGVRTAPEPLDGFDQSAHLTVPPLAAVWLRPADS encoded by the coding sequence ATGCCGTACGACAACGACCAGCCCCGACGCCCGCACCTGGCGATGCGGGCGATACCGGATGCGCTCGTGCCGAGTGCGGTTGGGCCCGATGCCGCGGGTGGTGTCGGAGCGACCGGTGGCGGGGCTGCGACCGGCGGCAGCGCTGCTGATCCGGGAGATGCCGTCGCCGCGAGTGCGCCGCAGGCGGACCCTGACCGGACGACCCTCACGGCGGCCGAGGCCGCCCACCCGTCAGACGACGAACTGCTCGCGGTCGCCGAGGGGCGCCACTCGGGCCCGCACTCCGTCCTCGGCCAGCACCCGCGCACCTCGCCGGGCGGGGGGCGGAGCGGTACCGTCATCCGCGCGCGCCGGCCGCTCGCCGACGCCGTCACCGCCGTGCTGTCGTCAGGCGCGCGCGTGCGCCTCGATCACCTCGCGCACGGCATCTGGGAGGGCGCGCACGACGGCGAGTTCGACGATTACGTGATCGAGGCCCGCTACGGCGACCACATCGACGTGCGCGACGACCCGTACCGCTTCATGCCGACCGTCGGCGATCTCGACCTCTACCTGCTCGGTGAGGGACGCCACGAACGCCTGTGGGACGTGCTCGGCGCGCACGTCCGGGAGCACGCCGGCACGGTCGGCACGTCGCGCGGCACCGCCTTCGCCGTGTGGGCCCCCCACGCCCGCGCCGTGCGCGTCATCGGGACGTTCAACGAGTGGGACGGCGGGCGACACGCCATGCGTCGGCTCAATGGCCAGGGCATCTGGGAGCTCTTCATCCCCGACGTCGAGCCGGGCGCCGTCTACAAGTTCCAGCTCCTCACTCGGGAAGGCGCCTGGATCGACAAGGCGGACCCCGTCGCGCAGCGCACCGAGCGGCCGCCGCACACCGCATCGATCGTGTCGGCACCGCCCGCGCACGAATGGGGCGACGACGAGTGGATGCGCCGCCGTGCCGAGACCGACCCGCACACCGCGCCCATGAGCGTCTACGAATTGCACGCCCTCTCATGGCGCCCAGGTCTCAGCTACCGGGAACTCGCCGACGCGCTCATTCCCTATCTCGACGACCTCGGATTCACCCACGTCGAGTTCATGCCGCTCGCCGAACACCCCTACGGCCCCTCATGGGGCTACCAGGTGACCGGCTACTACGCACCGACCGCGCGGCTCGGCACGCCCGATGACCTCCGGTATCTGATCGACCGGCTGCACCAGGCGGGCTACGGCGTGATCATGGACTGGGTGCCGGGGCACTTCCCGAAAGACGCCTTCGCCCTCGGACGTTTCGACGGCGAGGCGCTCTACGAGCACGGCGATCCCCGCCTCGGCGAACAACCCGACTGGGGAACGTACGTGTTCAACTTCGGCGACTCCCGGGTGCGCAACTTCCTCGTGGCGAACGCCCTCTACTGGCTCGACGAGTTCCACATCGACGGACTCCGGGTCGACGCCGTCGCCTCCATGCTGTATCTCGACTATTCGCGCACGGAGTGGGTGCCGAACATCCACGGCGGCCGCGAGAACCTCGAGGCGATCGCGTTCCTGCAGGAGGCCTGCGCGACCGCCTACCGTGAGCATCCCGGCATCGTCATGATCGCCGAGGAATCCACGAGCTTCGACGGCGTCACGCGCCCCACCTCGGCGGGTGGGCTCGGTTTCGGCCTCAAATGGAACATGGGCTGGATGAACGACAACCTGCGGTACATCGCGAACGACCCGCTCTACCGCAGCTACCACCACGGGGAGCTGACGTTCTCATTCGTCTACGCGTGGAGCGAGCAGTACGTGCTGCCGATCTCGCACGATGAGGTCGTGCACGGCAAGGGCTCGATGTTCACGAAGATGCCGGGCGACCACTGGCAAAAGCTCGCCAATCTCCGCCTCTTCTACGCCTACCAGTGGGGCCATCCCGGCAAGCCGCTGCTGTACATGGGGCAGGAGTTCGGGCAGCCGAGCGAGTGGGGCGAGGAGCGCGGCCTCGACTGGTGGTTGATGGATCAGCCGCCGCATCGCGGCGTCGCGTCGACGATCGCACGGCTCAATGCGCTGTACCGCTCCACCCCAGCGCTGTGGGAGCTCGATCACGACCCCGCCGGGCTGCAGTGGATCAACGGCGGCGACGCCGGCAACTCGGTTCTCGCATTCCTGCGCCGGGATGCGCAGGGCGATTCGGTCGCCATGGTCTTCAACTTCTCGAACCAAGTCCTGCGCGACTACCGCATCGGGCTGCCCCGCGCCGGTCGGTGGGTCGAGGTGCTCAACACCGACGACGCCGAACTCGGCGGGTCGGGAGTGGGGAATCCGGACGGGGTACGCACGGCGCCCGAGCCGCTCGACGGGTTCGATCAGTCGGCGCACCTCACGGTGCCCCCGCTTGCCGCGGTCTGGCTGCGCCCCGCGGACAGCTAG